A part of Desulfuromonadaceae bacterium genomic DNA contains:
- a CDS encoding MgtC/SapB family protein produces MIDTTVFLQLDQAITPLHWSGLLTTFICGGIVGLERQLCGKPAGIRTSTLICMGTYIFVVAGVSIAGEMGDPSRVIGQVVTGIGFLGAGVILTREGAVLGVTSAATIWVLAAIGVLAGEGRNVAAIVAAVLTVGVLVGVNILESVFISLQRGVHGHIQKLRRRGDDAGN; encoded by the coding sequence CCAGGCGATCACACCGCTGCACTGGAGCGGTCTGCTGACTACCTTTATCTGCGGTGGCATCGTCGGTCTCGAACGACAACTGTGTGGCAAACCGGCAGGAATCCGGACCAGCACACTGATCTGTATGGGCACCTATATCTTTGTGGTCGCGGGGGTGTCGATTGCCGGAGAGATGGGCGATCCGTCACGGGTGATCGGGCAGGTGGTCACCGGCATCGGGTTCCTTGGTGCCGGGGTTATTCTGACCCGCGAAGGCGCGGTGCTGGGAGTGACCTCGGCGGCGACCATCTGGGTGCTGGCAGCGATCGGGGTGCTCGCCGGAGAGGGGCGCAATGTTGCCGCGATTGTTGCCGCCGTGTTGACTGTCGGGGTTCTGGTCGGGGTCAATATCCTCGAATCGGTGTTCATCAGTCTGCAACGCGGCGTTCACGGACATATTCAGAAATTGCGTCGCCGCGGGGATGACGCGGGGAACTGA